Proteins encoded by one window of Salvia splendens isolate huo1 chromosome 14, SspV2, whole genome shotgun sequence:
- the LOC121765972 gene encoding probable trehalose-phosphate phosphatase D, whose protein sequence is MTNQKLVIPDAKSGIPMAFPIAMPDSALFPLSGNRLPLKKLLKKLGPNANGARINALLDSMRASSPTRRPSDAEDRASWNLHHPSALTMFEEIEAAATGKQIVVFLDYDGTLSPIVEDPDRAFITSEMREAVRDVAKLFPSAIVSGRCRAKVYDFVQLTELYYAGSHGMDIKGPSKGHKSQKRGNQTVLCQPARAFLPIIDEVYKALIEQVKHIPGAKVENNRFCLSVHYRCVEEKKWVELADQVKLVIKDYSQLRVTHGRKVFEIRPTIKWDKGNAVEFLLESLGFDESSDVFPIYVGDDRTDEDAFRVLRERDQGLGILVSKGPKETNASYTLQEPMEVMDFLRRLVEWKKVSLFRQ, encoded by the exons ATGACGAACCAAAAATTGGTCATTCCCGACGCGAAATCAGGCATTCCGATGGCCTTTCCCATCGCAATGCCCGACTCGGCCCTCTTCCCCCTCAGCGGGAACCGCCTCCCGCTGAAGAAGCTCCTCAAGAAGCTCGGCCCCAATGCGAACGGAGCCCGGATCAACGCCCTGCTCGACTCGATGAGGGCCTCCTCTCCCACCAGACGGCCCTCGGACGCCGAGGACCGCGCCTCTTGGAAT CTCCACCACCCGTCGGCTCTGACGATGTTCGAGGAGATCGAGGCGGCCGCCACAGGCAAGCAGATAGTGGTTTTCTTGGACTACGACGGGACCCTCTCACCGATCGTCGAGGACCCCGACCGCGCCTTCATCACCAGTGAG ATGAGAGAAGCTGTGAGAGATGTTGCGAAATTGTTCCCTTCCGCCATTGTTAGTGGGAGGTGCAGAGCTAAG GTGTATGATTTCGTACAATTGACGGAGCTTTACTACGCCGGTAGCCATGGAATGGACATTAAAGGGCCATCAAAAGGGCATAAATCACAAAAAAGA GGAAATCAAACAGTCCTATGCCAGCCTGCAAGGGCATTTCTGCCTATAATTGATGAG GTATACAAAGCTTTGATAGAGCAAGTGAAGCACATTCCTGGAGCTAAAGTGGAGAACAACAGATTCTGCCTCTCCGTTCACTATCGCTGTGTGGAGGAAAAG AAATGGGTCGAGTTGGCTGATCAAGTGAAGTTGGTGATCAAGGACTACTCGCAGCTCAGGGTGACTCACGGTAGAAAAGTGTTCGAGATTCGCCCGACTATTAAGTGGGACAAGGGGAACGCGGTCGAGTTCTTGTTGGAGTCGTTGGGGTTCGATGAGTCCAGTGATGTGTTCCCCATCTATGTTGGCGATGATAGAACTGACGAAGATGCTTTTAGA GTTTTGCGAGAGAGGGATCAAGGACTAGGAATCCTAGTATCGAAAGGTCCAAAAGAAACAAATGCTTCCTACACTTTGCAAGAACCCATGGAG GTTATGGACTTCCTAAGACGATTGGTGGAGTGGAAGAAGGTGTCTTTGTTTAGACAATAG
- the LOC121765604 gene encoding uncharacterized protein LOC121765604 has protein sequence MIYSILRRNFISSFSKNLRSPDESVARFPLSVLYFSTSTEKKCVSNPALYELLLQKHKFSPQVALIAASVSTQSKTPEEYDSMLSFFREIGFSKSQVEKAVKFLPQLLSSNLEKTIKPKIKVFQDMGFPRGVIAEVLSKEPKILHRSAAKALIPRLTLLKELLGSNKCVSQVLRKAQWMLSTDLRNNMLPNVELLRSCGVSMQQILTICCYAPRFFLNRPGVVRKYVDQADGLGVSRGSRVFVYVVAVIGSMPNGRWERKIQAFQDILQCSEDDILRMVRRSPQVFTVSEDKLVKVRELLVGTGKYTASCIVGWPKSVMYSVQQRYKPRIEVLEMLERRNLIRAWPHLPALCKMSNDAFCKKFVSPHLDEVGEFSWPVELAVGKGTRNSLKLHRG, from the coding sequence ATGATTTACTCAATTTTGCGCCGAAATTTCATCTCATCGTTTTCGAAGAATCTGCGCTCCCCAGATGAAAGCGTAGCTCGATTTCCGCTTTCTGTGCTTTATTTCTCTACCTCTACAGAGAAAAAATGCGTGAGCAACCCCGCATTATATGAATTATTGCTGCAGAAGCACAAATTTTCACCTCAAGTAGCTCTGATTGCGGCCTCCGTCTCAACCCAATCGAAAACCCCTGAAGAGTATGATTCAATGCTGTCATTCTTCCGAGAGATCGGCTTTTCCAAATCCCAGGTTGAGAAAGCGGTGAAGTTTCTGCCTCAGCTGCTCTCTTCCAATCTCGAGAAAACAATCAAGCCGAAAATCAAAGTTTTCCAAGACATGGGCTTTCCCCGCGGCGTCATTGCCGAAGTCCTCTCGAAGGAGCCGAAGATCCTGCACCGTAGCGCTGCCAAAGCGTTGATCCCTCGATTGACTTTGTTAAAGGAATTGCTGGGATCCAACAAATGTGTATCCCAAGTGCTTAGGAAGGCTCAATGGATGCTTAGCACGGATTTGAGAAACAACATGCTGCCTAACGTCGAGCTTCTCAGGAGCTGTGGCGTGTCGATGCAGCAGATTCTCACGATCTGCTGCTATGCGCCGCGGTTCTTCTTGAATAGGCCGGGGGTCGTGAGGAAATACGTGGACCAGGCTGATGGATTGGGGGTGAGCAGGGGGTCTAGAGTGTTTGTGTATGTGGTGGCGGTTATTGGGTCGATGCCGAATGGGAGGTGGGAGCGAAAGATTCAAGCTTTTCAGGATATCCTGCAGTGCTCGGAGGATGACATCCTGAGAATGGTGAGGCGGTCACCGCAGGTGTTTACTGTGTCGGAGGATAAGCTGGTGAAGGTTAGGGAGCTGCTGGTTGGGACTGGGAAGTACACGGCTTCTTGCATCGTTGGGTGGCCTAAATCAGTTATGTACAGCGTTCAGCAGCGGTATAAGCCCCGGATTGAGGTTTTGGAGATGTTGGAGAGAAGGAATCTGATTCGAGCATGGCCACATCTTCCTGCGTTGTGTAAAATGTCGAATGATGCGTTTTGTAAGAAGTTTGTGAGTCCTCACttggatgaagttggtgagttCTCGTGGCCCGTAGAGCTCGCGGTGGGAAAGGGGACGAGAAACTCGTTGAAGCTGCATAGAGGATAG
- the LOC121766097 gene encoding transcription termination factor MTERF4, chloroplastic-like: MIAIARKNLSRLFINPNPFLCNSNVLSFSTRRVKTLIPNPEICDLLINKLRFSPESASLASSRFPKYRDPQRADLVLSFLKENSFTITQLQKVVVFNPRVLGFTIEGIKSRLKVFHELGLSSEEIAKMISNNQSILNSSMANKIIPNLLMLQGLLGSNDDVARLVKRCPRAFLADLEKTVMPNVEILKKCSMPMERILHLLYIRPRTFLVKSDTMMKSVEKAIEIGVPLTSSAFVYAVTVFNHTSEGMWEVKLRILRDLGFSDEGIVTMFRKQPNVFTASGHKLKNKIEFLLATGKFSASSIVTCPAALGYNIEKRLEPRMQILRLLESRNLIEKWPSLSGITSFTDYMFFDKFIRPCYDEIGEERIIMKFVTGKERVEDVSKCLRSSI, from the coding sequence ATGATTGCAATTGCACGCAAGAACCTCTCCCGTTTGTTTATAAACCCTAATCCATTTCTCTGCAACTCAAATGTGCTCTCGTTTTCTACTCGGAGGGTGAAAACACTAATCCCTAACCCTGAGATCTGCGATTTATTGATTAATAAACTCCGATTTTCTCCTGAATCGGCTTCACTAGCTTCATCGCGTTTTCCGAAATATAGAGATCCCCAAAGAGCTGATTTAGTGCTTTCATTCCTCAAAGAAAATAGCTTTACGATTACTCAGCTGCAAAAAGTTGTCGTATTTAATCCTCGGGTTCTAGGGTTTACTATTGAGGGTATTAAATCCAGATTGAAGGTGTTCCATGAGTTGGGGCTTTCTTCCGAGGAGATTGCCAAGATGATTTCCAATAATCAGTCGATTTTAAATTCAAGTATGGCGAACAAGATCATTCCCAATTTATTGATGCTCCAGGGCTTATTGGGATCCAATGATGATGTAGCCAGACTTGTGAAGCGATGCCCCCGGGCTTTTTTAGCTGATTTGGAGAAAACAGTAATGCCAAATGTGGAAATCTTGAAGAAGTGTAGTATGCCAATGGAGCGCATCCTTCACTTGCTCTACATTCGCCCAAGAACTTTCTTGGTTAAGTCGGATACTATGATGAAATCTGTTGAAAAGGCCATTGAAATTGGGGTGCCTCTCACTTCAAGTGCTTTTGTTTATGCTGTTACTGTTTTTAATCATACAAGCGAAGGGATGTGGGAAGTCAAGTTGCGAATTCTCCGAGATTTGGGATTTTCTGATGAAGGTATAGTCACAATGTTTAGGAAGCAACCTAATGTTTTTACAGCATCTGGACACAAACTGAAGAACAAAATAGAGTTTCTTCTTGCTACTGGGAAGTTCAGTGCATCCAGTATTGTAACTTGTCCGGCAGCACTTGGCTACAATATCGAGAAGAGGCTTGAGCCGCGGATGCAAATTCTGAGACTTTTGGAGAGTAGGAATCTGATTGAAAAGTGGCCTAGCCTTTCAGGAATTACTTCGTTTACAGATTATATGTTTTTTGATAAATTCATTAGGCCTTGTTATGACGAGATTGGAGAAGAGCGCATCATCATGAAATTTGTCACAGGAAAAGAAAGAGTTGAAGATGTAAGCAAATGCTTGCGGAGCTCAATCTGA